The following are encoded in a window of Panicum virgatum strain AP13 chromosome 5N, P.virgatum_v5, whole genome shotgun sequence genomic DNA:
- the LOC120674345 gene encoding uncharacterized protein LOC120674345, translated as MNQNHSAEIKRLQEAKNKAMKELRDANEKLEKKLKDADSQMVDSMKRIKDLSAELQDFKEASKLLIDLVDPVVVEATEERSLLSRLQEATQKLSTYVLSTVKSYVSTALGLVKAWHVDTDLAPLSSELPLDCSDEQFGQLMKDVQPVAKKIVDTVEQQG; from the exons ATGAACCAAAACCATTCTGCTGAGATCAAAAGGCTCCAAGAGGCCAAGAACAAGGCTATGAAAGAACTAAGAG ATGCCAATGAGAAATTGGAGAAGAAGCTGAAGGATGCTGATTCTCAAATGGTTGATTCCATGAAGAGGATCAAGGATCTGTCAGCCGAACTCCAAGATTTCAAGGAGGCATCCAAGTTGCTGATAGATCTGGTGGACCCTGTTGTTGTCGAAGCTACTGAAGAGAGGTCCTTGCTGTCCCGACTTCAAGAGGCTACTCAAAAGTTGTCTACATACGTCCTGAGCACTGTCAAGTCGTACGTGTCGACTGCTCTTGGCCTTGTAAAGGCCTGGCATGTTGACACAGACTTGGCACCCCTTAGTAGCGAGCTGCCCCTGGACTGCTCGGATGAGCAATTTGGTCAACTTATGAAAGATGTGCAGCCTGTGGCCAAGAAGATTGTGGACACTGTTGAGCAGCAGGGGTGA
- the LOC120674800 gene encoding uncharacterized protein LOC120674800, with protein MVDPVWEHGEKRGSGFKCKYCGTSKSGGGATRFKDHLAHRGHDVIDCPSVPPAVKNFFISELDKIKAKKYERQQDRRRRDAAARSTQYVDLEGEEEEEEQDDELQQALRHSREEYEFRQRAGPRYERGGGSGSGQARDPGTGVTIPTGRDIDGKYLSENVEEIKKEINKWKQEFPEYGATIICDSWTGISRNSVINFLVYCNGMMYFWKSIDVTGKIQDHRLILKEITIVLNDIGPEDVIQIVTDNGSNFKKACKLLAEEYPHIVWQPCLAHTINLILKDIGKWDDHKAMIQSAQYICQWLYNSNSVHSMFKSATGGELVKWNATRFGTNYMFLESFMKKKDQFMVWMMSTEYRSSRHYKTEAGKYAFECMTSVQWWANMQYVINDVEPLYSFLRFADQDKTPTLGEVLMEYGSLKRTYHTRFHSDMARCDRIMEIVDRRLASVFEENVFGDLRKGLERLFDIDRAARALQENTTSSDSS; from the exons ATGGTTGACCCTGTTTGGGAGCATGGAGAAAAAAGGGGATCGGGTTTCAAGTGCAAGTATTGTGGCACATCAAAGAGCGGAGGAGGGGCAACACGGTTCAAGGACCACTTGGCACATAGAGGTCATGATGTTATTGATTGCCCTTCGGTTCCCCCCGCGGTGAAGAACTTTTTCATTAGCGAGTTGGACAAGATAAAGGCGAAGAAGTATGAAAGACAGCAAGATAGACGTAGGAGAGATGCTGCAGCTCGAAGTACTCAATATGTTGACTTGGaaggtgaggaagaagaagaagagcaggaTGATGAGTTGCAGCAAGCTTTGAGACATTCACGGGAAGAGTATGAGTTTAGGCAAAGGGCTGGTCCAAGGTATGAGAGGGGTGGTGGTTCTGGATCAGGCCAGGCACGGGATCCAG GTACTGGGGTAACGATCCCAACTGGGAGGGATATTGATGGAAAATATCTTTCAGAGAACGTGGAGGAGATAAAGAAGGAGATCAACAAGTGGAAGCAAGAGTTCCCTGAGTATGGTGCCACTATCATATGTGATTCATGGACCGGTATTTCTCGCAATAGCGTAATCAACTTCTTGGTATATTGCAATGGAATGATGTACTTCTGGAAGTCTATTGATGTAACTGGAAAAATACAAGATCATCGGCTCATACTTAAG GAGATAACAATTGTTCTGAACGATATAGGGCCAGAAGATGTGATTCAGATAGTTACTGATAATGGCAGCAACTTTAAGAAGGCTTGCAAGCTGTTGGCAGAGGAGTACCCTCACATTGTGTGGCAGCCATGCCTTGCCCACACGATCAACCTCATTCTCAAAGATATTGGAAAGTGGGATGATCACAAGGCCATGATTCAGAGTGCCCAATATATTTGTCAATGGTTATACAATTCTAATAGTGTGCACTCCATGTTTAAGAGTGCCACTGGTGGGGAGCTAGTTAAATGGAATGCAACAAGATTTGGCACTAACTATATGTTTCTGGAGAGTTttatgaagaagaaagatcaattTATGGTATGGATGATGTCAACTGAATATAGATCATCACGCCACTACAAGACTGAAGCAGGCAAGTATGCATTCGAATGCATGACCTCTGTTCAGTGGTGGGCAAACATGCAGTATGTTATTAATGATGTGGAGCCTCTCTATTCTTTTTTGCGATTTGCTGATCAAGACAAGACTCCAACTTTGGGTGAAGTTCTTATGGAGTACGGCAGCCTCAAGCGTACATATCATACCCGGTTCCATTCAGATATGGCAAGGTGTGACAGGATCATGGAAATTGTTGACAGAAGGTTGGCTAGTGTGTTCGAAG AAAATGTCTTTGGAGACCTTCGGAAAGGGCTGGAGAGACTTTTTGACATCGACAGAGCAGCACGTGCACTACAAGA AAACACCACATCTTCAGATAGCAGCTAA
- the LOC120673434 gene encoding UPF0587 protein F46B6.12-like has protein sequence MVYYALLVGAELDGLTNLQPSRGCDDPNFPYYLKLKCENCGEVTAKATYVTLSEQVDQPKGHGTAHLVQKCKLCGRDGTIVMIPGQGTPLTIEQSQKGEKTCLMVFDCRGYEPVEFSFGAGWKAESVHGTPFDIDCSEGEFSEYDEKGECPVELSNLQSAFKVVKKHERGGKTRFV, from the exons ATGGTGTACTACGCGCTGTTGGTGGGCGCGGAGCTGGACGGCCTCACCAACCTGCAGCCCAGCCGCGGCTGCGATGACCCCAACTTCCCCTACTACCTCAAG CTCAAGTGCGAGAACTGCGGGGAGGTCACCGCCAAGGCCACCTACGTCACCCTCAGCGAGCAAGTCGACCAGCCCAAAGGACACGGCACCGCCCACCTCGTCCAGAAG TGCAAGCTATGCGGGAGAGATGGAACGATTGTGATGATTCCTGGTCAGGGGACGCCACTAACTATTGAGCAGAGCCAGAAAGGAGAAAAGACTTGTTTGATGGTCTTTGACTGCAGAGGATATGAACCTGTTGAGTTTTCCTTTGGTGCTGGCTGGAAGGCTGAATCT GTGCATGGAACTCCTTTTGACATTGACTGCTCTGAAGGTGAATTTTCTGAGTATGATGAGAAGGGAGAATGCCCTGTCGAGTTAAGCAATCTGCAGTCAGCTTTCAAAGTG GTGAAGAAGCATGAGAGGGGTGGGAAGACTAGATTCGTCTAG